The Sulfurimonas lithotrophica genome includes a region encoding these proteins:
- a CDS encoding DUF302 domain-containing protein, whose protein sequence is MIKNILAVIGAVMLVVALGVTVQFGTKVSKLDNGALPAYMTMFDNVLAKGDPARAMMNEYKVAEDVENEDAVDAIKAITEELNMRVTGDIKMYTKEDAAANEVKHARIISVCSLEIAKVFLNYSRYYGGFMPCRIMLVEYGNGDRFLVTMDLNLAIHGGHDLPADMLEKALFVQKAMKDIPSRAAKGEF, encoded by the coding sequence ATGATTAAAAATATACTTGCAGTAATTGGTGCAGTAATGCTAGTAGTGGCTCTAGGTGTTACGGTTCAGTTTGGTACAAAAGTTTCAAAATTAGACAATGGTGCATTGCCAGCGTATATGACAATGTTTGATAATGTATTAGCAAAAGGTGACCCGGCTCGTGCAATGATGAATGAGTATAAGGTTGCTGAGGATGTTGAAAATGAAGATGCCGTTGATGCTATTAAAGCTATAACGGAAGAACTTAACATGCGAGTGACAGGTGACATTAAAATGTACACAAAAGAGGACGCAGCAGCAAATGAAGTTAAACATGCAAGAATTATCTCTGTATGTAGTTTAGAGATAGCAAAAGTATTTTTAAATTATTCTCGTTATTACGGTGGTTTCATGCCATGTAGAATTATGCTTGTTGAGTATGGAAACGGGGATAGATTTTTAGTGACTATGGATTTGAACTTAGCAATTCACGGTGGACATGATTTACCGGCTGATATGTTGGAAAAAGCGCTGTTTGTTCAAAAAGCTATGAAAGATATTCCATCTCGTGCAGCTAAAGGTGAGTTTTAA
- the purM gene encoding phosphoribosylformylglycinamidine cyclo-ligase: MSQISYKDAGVDIDAGNSFVENIKPLVKSTKVPGVMGGIGSFAGAFELPKGFNEPVMLAATDGVGTKLKLAIDSGIHNTVGIDLVAMCVNDLICNFGTPSFFLDYYATGKLDVDVATNVVAGIAEGCIRSECALIGGETAEMPGMYSEDDYDLAGFAVGVAEKSEMDRVSLVKAGHKLIALPSSGLHSNGFSLARKVLFEKMNLDFNDDFNGKPLIETLLTPTNIYVKTFKALKDKIVAMAHITGGGIVENLPRVLPENLRAEVKKDSIKTLPIFDLISKHVDEDEMYRAFNMGVGMILVVEEKDVDFVLSNAEGSYLIGEIVEGDREAVMV, encoded by the coding sequence ATGAGTCAAATATCTTATAAAGATGCAGGTGTAGATATAGATGCTGGTAACAGTTTTGTTGAAAATATTAAACCTCTTGTAAAGTCAACTAAAGTTCCTGGTGTTATGGGTGGGATAGGTTCATTTGCAGGTGCATTTGAATTACCAAAAGGTTTTAATGAACCGGTAATGCTTGCTGCGACTGATGGTGTCGGAACTAAATTAAAACTTGCTATAGACAGCGGTATTCATAATACTGTAGGTATAGACTTGGTGGCTATGTGTGTTAATGACTTGATTTGTAACTTCGGTACACCTAGCTTTTTTCTTGATTATTATGCTACGGGTAAACTTGATGTAGATGTTGCTACAAACGTTGTAGCAGGTATTGCAGAGGGTTGTATAAGAAGTGAATGTGCACTTATCGGAGGCGAGACTGCTGAGATGCCAGGGATGTACTCAGAAGATGATTATGATTTAGCAGGTTTTGCCGTCGGTGTAGCTGAAAAGTCTGAAATGGACAGGGTATCTTTGGTAAAAGCAGGGCATAAACTTATTGCATTACCAAGCTCAGGACTACATTCAAACGGATTCTCACTTGCTAGAAAAGTATTATTTGAAAAAATGAATTTAGATTTTAATGATGACTTTAACGGTAAACCTTTAATCGAAACACTTTTAACTCCTACAAATATTTATGTTAAAACTTTTAAAGCACTAAAAGACAAAATAGTAGCTATGGCTCATATCACAGGTGGGGGTATAGTTGAAAATCTACCACGTGTACTACCTGAGAACTTACGTGCAGAAGTTAAAAAAGACTCTATTAAAACACTTCCTATTTTTGATCTAATTTCAAAACACGTTGATGAAGATGAGATGTACAGAGCTTTTAATATGGGTGTCGGTATGATACTTGTAGTTGAAGAAAAAGATGTTGATTTTGTATTATCAAATGCTGAAGGTTCTTACCTTATCGGTGAGATTGTTGAAGGTGATAGAGAAGCAGTGATGGTTTAG
- a CDS encoding YgaP-like transmembrane domain: MDYNKIRKFCRVFRITIGLILIAIGIVQYGAFDGAGWFFLGFIPLIAGIANFCPLCIFSKKCDMPE; encoded by the coding sequence ATGGATTACAACAAAATCAGAAAATTTTGTAGAGTTTTTCGTATAACTATCGGATTAATATTAATAGCTATCGGTATTGTACAATACGGTGCATTTGATGGCGCAGGATGGTTCTTTTTAGGATTTATCCCTTTAATTGCCGGCATAGCAAACTTTTGTCCTCTTTGTATTTTTTCTAAAAAATGCGATATGCCAGAATAA
- a CDS encoding spermidine synthase produces MKEFIYNEMMVHVPLCTHKEPKNILIISNNASNLENEVKKHIDISSNSIACSLDEVSKLEDNKYDVVVSEMEGDSLFISQINRVLNDDGVLVIKHPNLDKIEENKSLITNLGNYFKIIMPYNIGEGSTALLCSKTYHPTADIILQRSDMLDNLEYYNCDIHPAAFAMGNNVRKTYLGIIKN; encoded by the coding sequence ATGAAAGAGTTTATTTATAACGAAATGATGGTTCATGTACCATTGTGTACACACAAAGAACCAAAAAATATTTTAATAATAAGCAATAACGCATCAAACTTAGAAAATGAAGTCAAAAAGCATATAGACATTAGCTCAAATTCAATAGCTTGTTCTCTTGATGAAGTAAGTAAACTTGAAGATAATAAATATGATGTAGTTGTATCGGAAATGGAAGGGGACTCTTTATTTATTTCACAAATAAACCGTGTGCTTAACGATGACGGTGTTTTAGTAATCAAGCATCCAAATCTTGATAAAATTGAAGAAAACAAGTCACTTATTACAAATTTAGGTAACTATTTTAAAATTATTATGCCATATAATATAGGGGAAGGTTCAACTGCCCTGCTTTGTTCAAAAACATATCATCCAACTGCCGATATAATACTACAACGCAGTGATATGTTGGATAACCTAGAGTATTATAACTGTGATATTCATCCTGCTGCATTTGCAATGGGTAATAATGTGAGAAAGACTTACTTAGGAATTATCAAAAACTAA
- the coaE gene encoding dephospho-CoA kinase (Dephospho-CoA kinase (CoaE) performs the final step in coenzyme A biosynthesis.) has protein sequence MAFKYAIALTGGIATGKSTVASLLALNGMRVIDADTISHEILDASSAWVEDNFGKEYVNGKKVNRTKLGSLVFSDAAAKKKLEDYLHPKIREEIAKRSEKQDKFNFPYLIDIPLFFENNSYDIKDSVVVYTPADIQLDRFMKRNGYSKEESIKRIASQMPIDEKKSRATWVIDNSKDLKHLQKEVEIFVEKIKEKYL, from the coding sequence ATGGCATTTAAATACGCTATCGCATTGACTGGAGGGATTGCTACTGGTAAGAGCACGGTAGCTTCCCTGCTAGCTTTAAATGGGATGCGTGTGATAGACGCCGACACTATTTCACATGAGATTTTAGATGCTTCATCTGCTTGGGTTGAAGATAATTTTGGCAAAGAGTATGTAAATGGGAAAAAAGTCAATCGTACAAAGCTTGGTTCATTGGTTTTCTCAGATGCAGCCGCAAAGAAAAAATTAGAAGATTATCTTCATCCTAAAATTCGTGAGGAGATAGCAAAGAGAAGTGAAAAACAAGATAAGTTTAATTTCCCTTACTTAATAGATATCCCGCTTTTTTTTGAAAATAATTCTTATGATATTAAAGATTCTGTAGTAGTATATACACCAGCCGATATACAGTTAGATAGGTTTATGAAAAGAAACGGTTATTCAAAAGAGGAATCTATAAAAAGAATAGCCTCTCAGATGCCCATAGATGAGAAAAAATCACGTGCTACATGGGTTATTGACAACTCAAAAGACTTAAAGCATCTACAAAAAGAGGTAGAGATTTTTGTTGAAAAGATAAAGGAGAAATACTTATGA
- the dapF gene encoding diaminopimelate epimerase, whose product MMVSKYSASGNDFVIFHSEEKLDRTELAKILCHRQEGIGADGLVVLIPHEKYDFQGNQSKIDFEWQFYNSDGSHADMCGNASRAAAHYAFKHDLASKNMSFLTGAGVISATIESSDDKKGMVLSELTPPEILDTEIEFNGNSWWLINTGVPHLVRYMDNIEEFDIEEARELRYKYNANVNIVQVVDGNLKVRTYERGVEDETLACGTGMAACFYRAFKEGKVSDSIEVYPISGETLYLGYNGETITFKGKVKNTFNTDWTN is encoded by the coding sequence ATGATGGTCTCAAAATACAGTGCAAGTGGAAATGATTTTGTAATTTTCCATTCAGAAGAAAAGCTAGATAGAACGGAGCTAGCAAAAATATTATGTCACCGTCAAGAAGGTATAGGTGCTGATGGTTTGGTTGTATTGATTCCCCATGAAAAATATGATTTTCAAGGAAATCAATCAAAGATTGATTTTGAGTGGCAGTTTTATAATTCAGACGGAAGCCATGCCGATATGTGTGGAAATGCATCACGTGCAGCAGCACATTACGCATTTAAACACGATTTAGCCTCTAAAAACATGAGTTTTTTAACAGGTGCAGGTGTTATAAGTGCAACTATTGAAAGCTCAGACGATAAAAAAGGGATGGTTTTAAGTGAGCTGACACCACCTGAAATATTAGATACAGAGATAGAGTTTAACGGTAATTCTTGGTGGCTTATAAATACAGGAGTACCGCATCTTGTAAGATATATGGATAATATAGAAGAATTTGATATAGAAGAAGCAAGAGAGTTAAGATATAAATATAATGCAAATGTTAATATAGTTCAAGTAGTAGATGGAAATTTAAAAGTTCGTACCTATGAGCGTGGTGTTGAAGATGAGACACTTGCTTGTGGAACCGGTATGGCTGCTTGTTTTTACAGAGCTTTTAAAGAGGGTAAAGTTAGTGATAGCATAGAAGTATATCCAATAAGTGGTGAGACTTTATATCTTGGCTATAACGGCGAGACAATCACTTTTAAAGGTAAAGTGAAAAATACTTTTAATACTGACTGGACCAATTAA
- the prfA gene encoding peptide chain release factor 1: MLSDKLTPFINRYNELSDLLSSPDITSDIKKMTELSKEQSSLLPIVEKAKEYKSILEEIAEAKEMLSDAEMGEMAKEELKELEPQLPLIEEEIKLLLLPKDPNDDRNIIVELRAGTGGDEAALFVGDLFEAYTRYADVRGWKIELISTSPSEAGGFKEVTALIKGEQVYSRLKYEGGTHRVQRVPATESQGRVHTSAITVAVMPEVDDVEIQINENDLKIDVMRSSGCGGQSVNTTDSAVRITHLPTGIVVTNQDQKSQHKNKDKAMKVLKSRLYELEMQAQQSENAAERAAQVGTGDRSGRIRTYNYPQNRISDHRINLTLYRLNEIMSGGLFDEIIEPLIADTQAKIVEAAGL; the protein is encoded by the coding sequence ATGTTATCAGATAAACTTACACCGTTTATCAACCGCTATAATGAGCTTAGCGATTTGCTAAGTTCACCTGATATCACTTCTGACATCAAAAAGATGACAGAGCTTTCAAAAGAACAATCTTCACTTTTACCAATAGTTGAAAAAGCAAAAGAGTATAAATCTATACTAGAAGAAATTGCCGAAGCAAAAGAGATGTTAAGCGATGCTGAAATGGGTGAGATGGCAAAAGAAGAACTTAAAGAACTTGAACCTCAACTACCGCTAATAGAAGAAGAAATTAAACTTCTTTTACTTCCAAAAGATCCAAATGATGATAGAAACATAATTGTTGAGCTTCGTGCCGGAACAGGCGGTGATGAAGCTGCACTTTTTGTTGGTGATCTGTTTGAAGCATATACGCGTTATGCCGATGTTAGAGGTTGGAAGATTGAGCTTATCTCAACTTCCCCTTCCGAAGCCGGTGGATTCAAAGAGGTAACGGCACTTATAAAAGGTGAGCAAGTTTACTCTAGACTTAAATACGAAGGTGGTACTCACCGGGTTCAACGTGTACCTGCTACAGAATCCCAAGGTCGTGTTCACACATCTGCGATAACAGTAGCTGTAATGCCTGAAGTCGATGATGTTGAGATTCAAATCAATGAAAATGATTTAAAAATAGACGTTATGCGTTCATCCGGTTGTGGTGGTCAATCTGTAAATACAACCGATTCAGCTGTTCGTATTACTCACTTACCGACAGGAATTGTTGTAACGAACCAAGATCAGAAATCTCAACACAAAAATAAAGACAAGGCTATGAAAGTACTAAAGTCTCGTCTTTATGAGTTAGAGATGCAAGCGCAACAGTCTGAAAATGCGGCTGAGCGTGCGGCACAAGTAGGAACTGGAGATAGAAGTGGGCGTATTCGCACTTACAACTACCCGCAAAACCGTATAAGTGATCACAGAATCAACTTAACACTTTACAGATTAAATGAGATAATGAGTGGCGGTTTATTTGATGAAATTATCGAGCCGCTAATTGCTGATACTCAAGCTAAAATTGTTGAAGCTGCTGGACTTTAA
- the rpsT gene encoding 30S ribosomal protein S20 has translation MANHKSSIKRIRQTIVKAERNRFYRTRLKNIVKAVNTAVEAGNKEEATVAFKVANKQIHKFVSKGVLKRETASRKVSRLNKAVNAI, from the coding sequence ATGGCAAATCATAAGTCATCAATTAAGAGAATTCGCCAAACGATCGTTAAAGCAGAGCGTAATCGTTTTTACAGAACTCGTCTTAAAAACATCGTAAAAGCGGTAAACACTGCTGTTGAAGCCGGTAATAAAGAGGAAGCTACAGTAGCTTTCAAAGTAGCAAACAAACAAATTCATAAATTTGTAAGCAAAGGTGTTCTTAAAAGAGAAACAGCTTCAAGAAAAGTTAGTCGTCTTAACAAAGCCGTTAACGCTATATAA
- the glmM gene encoding phosphoglucosamine mutase, whose protein sequence is MKLFGTDGVRGEAGTFLNASLAMRVAMAAGIYFKKHSKTNKILVGKDTRRSGYMIENAIVSGLTAIGYDVVEIGPMPTPAIAYITENMRCDAGIMISASHNSFEDNGIKFFDSHGDKLSCEAEEEIETIYLDEDIITEAQAKGKNIGKAKRIDDVIGRYIVALKNSFPRELSLSGMRIVLDTANGAAYKVGPTVLEELGADVIVLHNSPNGYNINEDCGALHTKDLCEHVRMFRADLGIALDGDADRLVVVDEKGEVIDGDQLLGALGAYINERGLLKGGGVVATVMSNQGLEDYLKSLDLELHRSAVGDKNVLEIMKRDGINFGGEQSGHVIMHDYAKTGDGLVSALQVLALLLHKNEKASTALRPFELYPQKLVNIKVNHKKPLNEIEGLDILLKELDDKHIRHLVRYSGTENKLRLLLEGQNSKELDSEMDKLSKFFKKALNG, encoded by the coding sequence GTGAAATTATTTGGAACTGACGGTGTAAGAGGTGAGGCCGGTACATTTTTAAATGCATCTTTAGCAATGCGCGTAGCGATGGCAGCCGGAATATATTTTAAAAAACATTCAAAAACAAATAAAATCTTAGTAGGTAAAGACACTAGACGTAGTGGTTATATGATTGAAAATGCTATCGTAAGCGGTTTAACTGCAATAGGTTATGATGTTGTAGAGATTGGTCCTATGCCGACACCTGCTATTGCTTATATTACGGAAAATATGCGTTGTGATGCAGGTATTATGATAAGTGCATCCCACAACTCCTTTGAAGATAACGGAATTAAATTTTTTGACTCTCACGGAGACAAACTTTCTTGCGAAGCAGAAGAGGAGATTGAGACTATATATCTTGATGAAGATATTATAACCGAGGCTCAAGCAAAAGGGAAAAATATAGGTAAAGCAAAAAGAATCGATGACGTAATCGGTCGTTATATTGTTGCACTTAAAAACTCTTTTCCAAGAGAACTCTCACTTAGCGGTATGCGTATAGTTTTAGATACTGCAAACGGAGCAGCGTATAAAGTAGGACCTACAGTTTTAGAAGAACTAGGTGCCGATGTAATTGTGCTGCATAATTCTCCTAACGGTTATAATATTAATGAAGACTGTGGAGCACTGCATACAAAAGACTTATGTGAGCATGTACGAATGTTTCGTGCAGACTTAGGTATAGCACTTGATGGAGATGCAGACAGGCTTGTAGTCGTGGATGAAAAAGGTGAGGTTATAGACGGTGATCAGCTTCTTGGAGCTCTTGGAGCATATATAAATGAAAGAGGTCTTCTTAAAGGTGGAGGAGTTGTTGCTACTGTTATGAGTAATCAGGGACTTGAGGATTATCTAAAAAGTTTAGATCTTGAACTTCATAGATCGGCAGTCGGAGATAAAAATGTTTTGGAAATTATGAAGCGTGATGGCATCAACTTCGGAGGTGAACAAAGCGGACATGTAATTATGCACGATTATGCCAAAACAGGTGACGGTTTAGTATCAGCACTCCAAGTATTGGCGCTATTGCTTCATAAAAATGAAAAAGCATCAACGGCACTCCGTCCGTTTGAATTATATCCTCAAAAATTGGTCAATATTAAAGTAAATCACAAAAAACCTTTAAATGAAATTGAAGGTTTAGATATACTTTTAAAAGAATTGGATGATAAACATATACGTCATTTGGTTCGTTATTCAGGAACCGAAAATAAATTAAGACTGCTTTTAGAAGGTCAAAATTCTAAAGAATTGGATTCTGAAATGGATAAGCTTTCTAAATTTTTTAAAAAAGCGTTAAATGGATAA
- the lspA gene encoding signal peptidase II, producing the protein MDKVYLKLGGILFLTIAGIFIIDQNIKMLFVEGFRYYTDCIDLILVYNKGVAFSMLSFLDEWLKYIQLTMVFGILAYVVYLKKICYSIPVGLLLGGAFSNVYDRFIHGGVVDMVYWHCGFDFAVFNFADVVIDIAVVWLLILNFKPNLCKN; encoded by the coding sequence ATGGATAAGGTTTATTTAAAACTCGGTGGAATACTTTTTCTCACTATTGCAGGTATATTTATAATCGATCAAAATATAAAAATGCTTTTTGTAGAGGGTTTTCGTTATTACACCGATTGTATAGACTTGATTTTGGTTTATAATAAAGGTGTTGCATTTTCCATGCTTTCTTTTTTGGACGAATGGCTTAAATACATACAGTTGACAATGGTTTTTGGAATATTGGCATATGTTGTATATCTAAAAAAAATATGTTATTCAATACCTGTCGGATTGCTTCTGGGCGGGGCTTTTTCAAATGTATATGATCGCTTTATTCACGGTGGTGTAGTTGATATGGTTTATTGGCATTGTGGTTTTGATTTTGCAGTATTTAACTTTGCCGATGTTGTGATAGATATAGCTGTAGTGTGGCTACTTATACTAAACTTTAAACCTAATTTATGTAAAAATTAG
- the tig gene encoding trigger factor, whose translation MEIKSNKIDGANAEIEATILKEVVDANLEKIAKELAKTANVQGFRKGKVPVAIIKQQYGEKLVQDAEAEALRAVLNGGLEQMEIDNSALIGEPTISKFDKSDDKIEVMVKVAMRPVIELGDYASLAKDFKKPEVKDKDVDARLKEIAESQAPLENIKRNRKMKEGDTAVIDFEGFVDGTAFEGGKAENFELLLGSGQFIPGFEDQLIGVKRDEEVEINVKFPDEYQAKDLAGKDAMFKVKVNGVKVKGEVELDDELAKKLLGKDDATLESLKEELKTQMENEELIKLYNEELKPALLESLVAEIKFDLPEFVVEQEIDMALNKKAQGMSEDEIKELREDAEKLKELRETFRSDAQESVKATFIIDSLAQAENVKVEEQEVMQTIYYEAMQMGQDPQKAYEQYKEAGYIPAIQMSMVEDKVLRQILDSKIKEA comes from the coding sequence ATGGAAATCAAATCAAATAAAATTGATGGTGCGAATGCTGAAATTGAAGCTACAATATTAAAAGAGGTTGTAGATGCCAACTTAGAAAAAATTGCAAAAGAACTTGCTAAAACTGCTAATGTTCAAGGTTTTAGAAAAGGTAAAGTGCCTGTAGCAATCATAAAACAACAATATGGTGAAAAACTTGTTCAAGATGCTGAAGCTGAAGCATTAAGAGCTGTTTTAAACGGTGGATTAGAGCAGATGGAAATTGATAATAGTGCTCTAATAGGAGAACCTACTATTTCTAAATTTGATAAAAGCGACGATAAAATTGAAGTAATGGTAAAAGTTGCTATGCGCCCCGTAATCGAGTTAGGTGATTATGCATCTTTGGCAAAAGACTTTAAAAAGCCCGAAGTAAAAGATAAAGATGTAGATGCACGTTTAAAAGAGATTGCAGAGAGCCAAGCTCCACTTGAAAACATCAAAAGAAACCGTAAAATGAAAGAAGGCGATACAGCTGTAATAGACTTTGAAGGTTTTGTTGACGGTACTGCATTTGAAGGCGGTAAAGCTGAAAACTTTGAGCTTCTTTTAGGTTCAGGTCAGTTTATTCCAGGTTTTGAAGATCAATTAATCGGTGTTAAAAGAGATGAAGAAGTTGAAATCAATGTAAAATTTCCTGATGAATACCAAGCTAAAGATTTAGCCGGTAAAGATGCTATGTTCAAAGTAAAAGTTAACGGCGTTAAAGTAAAAGGTGAAGTTGAACTTGACGATGAATTAGCTAAAAAATTACTTGGTAAAGACGATGCTACGCTTGAATCTTTAAAAGAAGAATTAAAAACTCAAATGGAAAATGAAGAGCTTATCAAACTTTACAACGAAGAACTAAAACCTGCACTTTTAGAGTCTTTAGTAGCTGAGATTAAATTCGACTTACCTGAGTTTGTAGTTGAGCAAGAGATAGATATGGCTCTAAATAAAAAAGCTCAAGGAATGAGTGAAGATGAGATTAAAGAGCTTCGTGAAGATGCAGAAAAATTAAAAGAGCTTCGTGAAACTTTCCGTTCAGATGCACAGGAAAGCGTAAAAGCTACATTTATTATCGATTCTTTAGCACAAGCCGAGAATGTAAAAGTTGAAGAACAAGAAGTTATGCAAACTATTTACTATGAAGCGATGCAAATGGGTCAAGATCCTCAAAAAGCGTATGAGCAGTATAAAGAAGCAGGATATATCCCTGCTATTCAAATGTCAATGGTAGAGGATAAAGTACTTCGTCAAATTTTAGATTCAAAGATAAAAGAGGCATAA
- the clpP gene encoding ATP-dependent Clp endopeptidase proteolytic subunit ClpP produces the protein MSYVPYVVEQTGRGERSYDIYSRLLKDRIVMLSGEVNDAVASSIVAQFLFLEAEDPEKDIYFYINSPGGVVTAGMAIYDTMNYIRPDVSTICIGQAASMGAFLLSSGEKGKRYALPHARVMIHQPLGGAQGQATDIEIQANEILRMKKELNSILAKNTGQSIKRVEKDTDRDNFMSAKECVEYGMIDKVLTKNEKE, from the coding sequence ATGAGTTATGTACCATACGTTGTTGAACAAACCGGACGTGGTGAGCGTTCATACGATATATATTCTCGTCTTTTGAAAGATAGAATAGTAATGCTTAGCGGTGAAGTAAATGATGCCGTTGCATCTTCAATAGTAGCCCAGTTTCTATTCTTGGAAGCAGAAGATCCTGAAAAAGATATCTACTTTTATATAAATTCACCGGGTGGTGTAGTAACGGCAGGTATGGCTATATATGACACTATGAACTATATTCGTCCTGATGTTTCAACAATATGTATAGGTCAAGCGGCATCTATGGGTGCTTTTTTATTATCAAGCGGTGAAAAGGGTAAAAGATATGCCCTGCCACATGCCAGAGTTATGATACATCAACCACTTGGCGGTGCTCAAGGTCAAGCTACGGATATTGAGATTCAAGCTAATGAGATCTTACGTATGAAAAAAGAGTTAAATTCTATTTTGGCTAAAAACACCGGACAAAGTATTAAAAGAGTTGAAAAAGATACGGACCGTGATAACTTTATGAGTGCTAAAGAGTGTGTAGAGTACGGTATGATAGATAAAGTTTTAACTAAAAACGAGAAAGAGTAG